A stretch of the Oxyura jamaicensis isolate SHBP4307 breed ruddy duck chromosome 4, BPBGC_Ojam_1.0, whole genome shotgun sequence genome encodes the following:
- the LOC118166175 gene encoding protein eva-1 homolog C-like → MEIRAHVHPGGRLHPLPGRTGGTLGTQLSPLDLLSCRAPARPYRAFKTASPPPGPHAATAVRSGPGPSAGHRRSHCHRRASPRPGASCRGDQWAVAQRGGGTMVATVVVALVLLCLPAGMEASPELGGYLRKVLRNHTTHTCDGEQLLILCPRKTTISILGAFYGRRVPSPNLCPSPGDASQESTECTSPTAHLKLLAECQDQQWCQFSVHSQVFGPDPCPGTHKYLIASYKCRPDNHRVKTVCENNVLRLQCRPKSVLAIYSAHYGRFLRGKPECDAPNTGGPHIECLAPDALRRVSKKCHRKGNCTVAADWATFGDPCLPGTKKQLRVSYTCVPKQLLEEAGPDTSDPFVLSDYMHGGWYKGPRFSRLREDRMIFTSSLTAFAQLWDVPEKVGLYFLCGVSAGLALLLCIISPKAAFLREAREALQGPGSSSEPSRAKLRDEQDEDLPDDSSSDSSFRRLTRTYRATDSIFSPELTAAMEGAAEQQGRGGEEIWMPKESSPYAIQKIKSATK, encoded by the exons ATGGAGATTAGGGCACACGTGCATCCGGGTGGTCGCCTGCACCCCCTCCCGGGGAGAACggggggcaccctggggacccAGCTGAGCCCCCTCGATCTGCTCAGCTGCCGAGCACCTGCTCGGCCGTACAGAGCCTTCAAAACCGCGTCCCCTCCTCCCGGTCCCCATGCAGCCACAGCTGTCCGAAGCGGCCCCGGTCCCTCCGCGGGGCACAGAAGGAGCCATTGTCACCGCCGTGCCAGCCCCCGCCCCGGCGCCAGCTGCCGCGGGGACCAGTGGGCAGTGGCACAGCGGGGCGGTGGCACCATGGTGGCCACGGTCGTGGTGGCCCTGGTCCTCCTCTGCTTGCCCGCAGGGATGGAGGCCAGCCCGGAGCTCGGCG GGTACCTGCGCAAGGTGCTGAGGAACCACACCACCCACACGTGTGACGGGGAGCAGCTCCTCATCCTCTGCCCTCGCAAGACCACCATCAGCATCCTGGGCGCCTTCTACGGGCGCCGCGTGCCCAGCCCCAacctctgccccagcccaggcgATGCGTCCCAGGAGAGCACCGAGTGCACGTCCCCCACGGCCCACCTG aagctgctggccGAGTGTCAGGACCAGCAGTGGTGCCAGTTCTCGGTGCACAGCCAAGTCTTTGGGCCAGACCCGTGCCCCGGGACACACAAGTACCTCATCGCGTCCTACAAGTGCCGGCCAG ACAACCATCGGGTCAAGACGGTGTGCGAGAACAACGTGCTGAGGCTGCAGTGCCGGCCAAAATCCGTCCTGGCCATTTACTCCGCGCATTATGGACGATTCCTGCGGGGCAAGCCTGAGTGCGACGCCCCAAACACCGGGGGACCCCATATCG AGTGCCTGGCTCCGGACGCCCTGCGGAGGGTCTCCAAGAAGTGTCACCGCAAGGGAAACTGCACCGTGGCCGCTGACTGGGCCACCTTCGGGGACCCGTGCCTGCCTGGCACGAAGAAGCAACTGCGGGTCTCCTACACCTGCG TGcccaagcagctgctggaggaggcaggcCCCGACACCTCGGATCCCTTTGTGCTCTCGGACTACATGCACG GTGGCTGGTACAAAGGGCCCAGGTTCTCCAGGCTCCGGGAAGACAGGATGATTTTTACTAGCTCCCTGACAGCTTTTGCCCAGCTCTGGG ACGTCCCTGAAAAAGTCGGCCTCTACTTCCTTTGCGGGGTCTCGGCAGGCCTCGCGCTGCTGCTGTGCATCATCAGCCCCAAAGCAGCCTTCCTCCGGGAGGCCagggaggctctgcagggcccGGGCAGCAGCTCGGAGCCGAGCCGCGCCAAGCTGCGGGACGAGCAGGACGAGGACCTTCCCGACGACAGCTCCTCCGACTCCTCCTTCCGCCGCCTCACCCGCACCTACCGCGCCACCGACAGCATCTTCAGCCCCGAGCTGACGGCAGCCATGGAGGGGGCGGCCGAGCAGCAGGGCCGCGGCGGGGAGGAGATCTGGATGCCCAAGGAGTCCAGCCCGTACGCCATCCAGAAGATCAAATCGGCCACCAAGTGA